Proteins encoded in a region of the Drosophila teissieri strain GT53w chromosome 4, Prin_Dtei_1.1, whole genome shotgun sequence genome:
- the LOC122622838 gene encoding glutamate receptor ionotropic, kainate 2 isoform X2: MFIASGLLLLQFISYALGVPPVVRIGAIFSNQPGKYNSEMAFRYAIHRLNMDKSLLPETTVDYYIEYVNRFDSFETVQKVCKLIRVGVQAIFSPTDSVLATHINSICDALDIPSIGRSAHDFSINVYPSQQYVNYAFNDVIQYLNWTRFGILHEKENGIIDLHQLSRSFNGEVHMRQVSRRSYLYALKEFKGKEIHNIIIDTNSNGISILLKNILQQQMNEYKYHYLFTSFDLETYDLEDFKYNFVNITSFRLVDTGDVGVKQILKDIAFYSHHMFKKPFFNLHVKKSTILESEPALMFDSVYVFAIGLQTLEQSHSLTFSNISCDEEIPWNGGLSLINYLNAVEWKGLTGPIQFKDGHRVQFKLDLIKLKQHSIIKVGEWTPHGHLNITEPSMFFDAGSMNVTLVVITILETPYVMMHYGKNFTGNERFYGFCVDILETISREVGFDYILDLVPDRKYGAKDPETGNWNGMVAQLMKYKADLAVGSMTITYARESVIDFTKPFMNLGISILFKVPTSEPTRLFSFMNPLAIEIWLYVLIAYFLVSISIYIVGKLSPIEWKFIHPCDVDNISIGNQFSLTDSFWFTIETLLQQSTDIHPRAMSTRIISSSWGFFSLIIVASYTANLAAFLTTERMINPIENAEDLASQTEISYGTLDSGSTMTFFRDSMIETYKKIWRSMDNKKPSAFTTTYEDGIKRVNQGKYAFLMESTMLDYIVQRDCNLTQIGGLLDTKGYGIATPKGSPWRDKISLAILELQERGDIQMLYDKWWKNTEETCTRKNTSKQSKANSLGLENIGGVFVVLITGIIVAAIVAFFEFWFNFRYNYKATPTQSVFDNKSTQGEILESEGTCSQPDRCFWIEIYEELRYASWCMNKQKRPALSRTCSECTIPKSHRINKL, translated from the exons ATGTTTATAGCAAGCGGCTTATTACTGCTTCAGTTTATTTCATACGCCTTGGGAGTTCCACCCGTAGTCAGAATTG GCGCTATATTTTCAAACCAGCCTGGAAAGTATAACTCAGAAATGGCGTTTAGATACGCCATTCATAGGCTTAATATGGACAAAAGTCTTTTACCTGAAACTACCGTTGATTACTATATTGAATATGTAAACCGATTTGACTCTTTCGAGACAGTTCAAAAGG TGTGCAAACTTATACGAGTTGGTGTTCAAGCAATTTTTAGTCCAACTGACTCTGTTTTGGCGACtcatataaattcaatttgtgatGCCCTGGACATTCCAAGCATAGGTCGGTCTGCCCATGACTTTTCTATTAACGTCTATCCATCGCAACAATATGTAAATTATGCCTTTAATGACGTTATACAGTATTTAAATTGGACACGCTTTGGAATCTTgcatgaaaaagaaaatg GAATTATAGACTTGCATCAGCTATCCCGGTCATTTAACGGAGAAGTTCATATGCGACAAGTTTCCCGACGGTCGTATTTATACGcattaaaagaatttaaaggaaaggaaatacataatattataattgatACAAACTCGAACGGTATTTccattttgttaaaaaat ATATTACAACAGCAAATGAATGAATACAAGTACCATTATTTGTTTACCAGCTTTGACTTGGAAACTTATGATTTGGaagattttaaatataattttgtgaACATAACATCATTTCGATTGGTTGACACTGGGGATGTTGGGGTAAAGCAGATTTTGAAGGATATCGCATTCTATAGTCACCATATGtttaaaaaacctttttttaatCTTCATGTTAAAAAATCAACTATTCTTGAG TCAGAGCCAGCCCTAATGTTCGATTCGGTGTACGTGTTCGCGATAGGATTGCAGACATTGGAGCAATCGCACTCTTTAACCTTTTCAAATATAAGCTGCGACGAGGAAATTCCGTGGAACGGGGGCCTTAGTCTTATTAACTATTTAAATGCG GTTGAATGGAAAGGTTTGACAGGTCCGATTCAGTTTAAAGATGGCCACCGAGTTCAGTTCAAGTTggacttaattaaattaaagcaacATTCCATTATTAAAGTCGGGGAATGGACCCCTCATGGGCATCTGAATATAACAGAACCATCAATGTTCTTCGATGCTGGGTCCATGAATGTGACACTTGTAGTGATAACAATTCTG GAAACACCATATGTAATGATGCATTATGGCAAGAATTTTACGGGCAACGAAAGATTTTATGGCTTTTGCGTAGATATATTGGAAACCATTTCTCGGGAAGTTGGGTTTGATTATATACTGGATCTGGTACCGGATAGAAAGTATGGGGCCAAGGACCCCGAAACTGGGAATTGGAACGGAATGGTCGCTCAGctaatgaaatat aagGCAGACCTGGCCGTTGGATCTATGACTATAACGTATGCAAGAGAAAGCGTCATTGATTTCACTAAACCATTCATGAACTTAGGgataagtattttatttaag GTCCCAACATCAGAGCCAACGagattgttttcttttatgaATCCATTAGCGATAGAGATCTGGTTATATGTCCTAATTGCTTATTTCCTTGTGTCTATTTCCATATATATTGTTGGAAAACTTTCGCCTATTGAGTGGAAGTTCATTCATCCCTGCGATGTAGACAATATTTCTATTGGCAACCAGTTCTCTCtaactgacagtttttggtttaCCATAGAAACTCTTTTGCAGCAGTCAACTGATATTCATCCACGGGCAATGTCAACTCGAATAATAAGCAGTTCTTGGGGATTCTTTTCGCTTATTATTGTCGCATCTTACACCGCAAATCTAGCAGCTTTTTTAACAACGGAGCGTATGATTAACCCTATTGAGAACGCAGAGGATTTGGCTTCTCAAACTGAGATATCTTATGGGACTCTAGATAGCGGATCTACAATGACATTTTTTAGG GACTCAATGATAGAAACTTACAAAAAAATTTGGAGAAGCATGGATAACAAAAAACCATCGGCATTTACCACTACATATGAGGATGGTATTAAGCGAGTAAATCAAGGTAAATATGCGTTCTTGATGGAATCCACAATGCTCGATTACATCGTTCAGCGGGATTGTAATTTGACGCAAATCGGAGGACTTTTAGATACAAAAG GGTATGGTATCGCTACACCAAAAGGATCGCCTTGGCGCGATAAAATTTCATTGGCTATACTTGAGCTTCAAGAAAGGGGTGACATTCAAATGTTGTATGATAAATGGTGGAAAAATACTGAGGAAACATGTACCCGCAAAAACACAAGCAAACAATCAAAAGCAAATTCACTTGGTCTGGAGAATATAG GCGGCGTATTTGTGGTGCTAATAACTGGAATTATTGTGGCTGCTATTGTTGCTTTCTTCGAATTTTGGTTTAACTTTCGATACAACTATAAAGCCACACCAACTCAATCGGTCTTTGATAACAAATCCACCCAAGGTGAAATTCTCGAAAGCGAAGGGACCTGTTCACAACCTGACCGTTGCTTTTGGATCGAAATTTATGAGGAACTCCGATATGCATCATGGTGTATGAACAAGCAAAAGAGGCCTGCACTAAGTCGAACCTGTAGCGAATGTACGATTCCAAAAAGTCATCGAATTAATAAACTTTGA
- the LOC122622838 gene encoding glutamate receptor ionotropic, kainate 2 isoform X1: MFIASGLLLLQFISYALGVPPVVRIGAIFSNQPGKYNSEMAFRYAIHRLNMDKSLLPETTVDYYIEYVNRFDSFETVQKVCKLIRVGVQAIFSPTDSVLATHINSICDALDIPSIGRSAHDFSINVYPSQQYVNYAFNDVIQYLNWTRFGILHEKENGIIDLHQLSRSFNGEVHMRQVSRRSYLYALKEFKGKEIHNIIIDTNSNGISILLKNILQQQMNEYKYHYLFTSFDLETYDLEDFKYNFVNITSFRLVDTGDVGVKQILKDIAFYSHHMFKKPFFNLHVKKSTILESEPALMFDSVYVFAIGLQTLEQSHSLTFSNISCDEEIPWNGGLSLINYLNAVEWKGLTGPIQFKDGHRVQFKLDLIKLKQHSIIKVGEWTPHGHLNITEPSMFFDAGSMNVTLVVITILETPYVMMHYGKNFTGNERFYGFCVDILETISREVGFDYILDLVPDRKYGAKDPETGNWNGMVAQLMKYADLAVGSMTITYARESVIDFTKPFMNLGISILFKVPTSEPTRLFSFMNPLAIEIWLYVLIAYFLVSISIYIVGKLSPIEWKFIHPCDVDNISIGNQFSLTDSFWFTIETLLQQSTDIHPRAMSTRIISSSWGFFSLIIVASYTANLAAFLTTERMINPIENAEDLASQTEISYGTLDSGSTMTFFRDSMIETYKKIWRSMDNKKPSAFTTTYEDGIKRVNQGKYAFLMESTMLDYIVQRDCNLTQIGGLLDTKGYGIATPKGSPWRDKISLAILELQERGDIQMLYDKWWKNTEETCTRKNTSKQSKANSLGLENIGGVFVVLITGIIVAAIVAFFEFWFNFRYNYKATPTQSVFDNKSTQGEILESEGTCSQPDRCFWIEIYEELRYASWCMNKQKRPALSRTCSECTIPKSHRINKL; the protein is encoded by the exons ATGTTTATAGCAAGCGGCTTATTACTGCTTCAGTTTATTTCATACGCCTTGGGAGTTCCACCCGTAGTCAGAATTG GCGCTATATTTTCAAACCAGCCTGGAAAGTATAACTCAGAAATGGCGTTTAGATACGCCATTCATAGGCTTAATATGGACAAAAGTCTTTTACCTGAAACTACCGTTGATTACTATATTGAATATGTAAACCGATTTGACTCTTTCGAGACAGTTCAAAAGG TGTGCAAACTTATACGAGTTGGTGTTCAAGCAATTTTTAGTCCAACTGACTCTGTTTTGGCGACtcatataaattcaatttgtgatGCCCTGGACATTCCAAGCATAGGTCGGTCTGCCCATGACTTTTCTATTAACGTCTATCCATCGCAACAATATGTAAATTATGCCTTTAATGACGTTATACAGTATTTAAATTGGACACGCTTTGGAATCTTgcatgaaaaagaaaatg GAATTATAGACTTGCATCAGCTATCCCGGTCATTTAACGGAGAAGTTCATATGCGACAAGTTTCCCGACGGTCGTATTTATACGcattaaaagaatttaaaggaaaggaaatacataatattataattgatACAAACTCGAACGGTATTTccattttgttaaaaaat ATATTACAACAGCAAATGAATGAATACAAGTACCATTATTTGTTTACCAGCTTTGACTTGGAAACTTATGATTTGGaagattttaaatataattttgtgaACATAACATCATTTCGATTGGTTGACACTGGGGATGTTGGGGTAAAGCAGATTTTGAAGGATATCGCATTCTATAGTCACCATATGtttaaaaaacctttttttaatCTTCATGTTAAAAAATCAACTATTCTTGAG TCAGAGCCAGCCCTAATGTTCGATTCGGTGTACGTGTTCGCGATAGGATTGCAGACATTGGAGCAATCGCACTCTTTAACCTTTTCAAATATAAGCTGCGACGAGGAAATTCCGTGGAACGGGGGCCTTAGTCTTATTAACTATTTAAATGCG GTTGAATGGAAAGGTTTGACAGGTCCGATTCAGTTTAAAGATGGCCACCGAGTTCAGTTCAAGTTggacttaattaaattaaagcaacATTCCATTATTAAAGTCGGGGAATGGACCCCTCATGGGCATCTGAATATAACAGAACCATCAATGTTCTTCGATGCTGGGTCCATGAATGTGACACTTGTAGTGATAACAATTCTG GAAACACCATATGTAATGATGCATTATGGCAAGAATTTTACGGGCAACGAAAGATTTTATGGCTTTTGCGTAGATATATTGGAAACCATTTCTCGGGAAGTTGGGTTTGATTATATACTGGATCTGGTACCGGATAGAAAGTATGGGGCCAAGGACCCCGAAACTGGGAATTGGAACGGAATGGTCGCTCAGctaatgaaatat GCAGACCTGGCCGTTGGATCTATGACTATAACGTATGCAAGAGAAAGCGTCATTGATTTCACTAAACCATTCATGAACTTAGGgataagtattttatttaag GTCCCAACATCAGAGCCAACGagattgttttcttttatgaATCCATTAGCGATAGAGATCTGGTTATATGTCCTAATTGCTTATTTCCTTGTGTCTATTTCCATATATATTGTTGGAAAACTTTCGCCTATTGAGTGGAAGTTCATTCATCCCTGCGATGTAGACAATATTTCTATTGGCAACCAGTTCTCTCtaactgacagtttttggtttaCCATAGAAACTCTTTTGCAGCAGTCAACTGATATTCATCCACGGGCAATGTCAACTCGAATAATAAGCAGTTCTTGGGGATTCTTTTCGCTTATTATTGTCGCATCTTACACCGCAAATCTAGCAGCTTTTTTAACAACGGAGCGTATGATTAACCCTATTGAGAACGCAGAGGATTTGGCTTCTCAAACTGAGATATCTTATGGGACTCTAGATAGCGGATCTACAATGACATTTTTTAGG GACTCAATGATAGAAACTTACAAAAAAATTTGGAGAAGCATGGATAACAAAAAACCATCGGCATTTACCACTACATATGAGGATGGTATTAAGCGAGTAAATCAAGGTAAATATGCGTTCTTGATGGAATCCACAATGCTCGATTACATCGTTCAGCGGGATTGTAATTTGACGCAAATCGGAGGACTTTTAGATACAAAAG GGTATGGTATCGCTACACCAAAAGGATCGCCTTGGCGCGATAAAATTTCATTGGCTATACTTGAGCTTCAAGAAAGGGGTGACATTCAAATGTTGTATGATAAATGGTGGAAAAATACTGAGGAAACATGTACCCGCAAAAACACAAGCAAACAATCAAAAGCAAATTCACTTGGTCTGGAGAATATAG GCGGCGTATTTGTGGTGCTAATAACTGGAATTATTGTGGCTGCTATTGTTGCTTTCTTCGAATTTTGGTTTAACTTTCGATACAACTATAAAGCCACACCAACTCAATCGGTCTTTGATAACAAATCCACCCAAGGTGAAATTCTCGAAAGCGAAGGGACCTGTTCACAACCTGACCGTTGCTTTTGGATCGAAATTTATGAGGAACTCCGATATGCATCATGGTGTATGAACAAGCAAAAGAGGCCTGCACTAAGTCGAACCTGTAGCGAATGTACGATTCCAAAAAGTCATCGAATTAATAAACTTTGA